A genome region from Chryseobacterium sp. G0186 includes the following:
- a CDS encoding Arc family DNA binding domain-containing protein, with product MKSEKAQNTSENKGKKSFVLRIDEPTYKLIEKWANDEFRSVNGQIEYLLHQSLVNAGRKKKD from the coding sequence ATGAAATCAGAAAAAGCTCAGAACACTTCAGAAAATAAAGGTAAAAAATCCTTTGTCTTAAGGATTGATGAGCCCACCTATAAACTTATTGAAAAATGGGCCAATGATGAATTCAGAAGCGTGAATGGTCAGATAGAATATTTGCTGCATCAAAGCCTTGTGAATGCAGGAAGGAAGAAGAAAGACTAA
- a CDS encoding histidine kinase produces the protein MENSQENNSKFKKWFKRVGWAGFAFFTIKGLIWLVIFYFGADTLQSCIK, from the coding sequence ATGGAAAATTCACAAGAAAACAATTCAAAGTTTAAAAAGTGGTTCAAGCGTGTAGGATGGGCAGGATTTGCTTTCTTTACCATTAAAGGCTTGATTTGGCTCGTTATATTCTACTTTGGAGCTGATACGCTTCAGAGTTGTATAAAATAA
- a CDS encoding aldehyde dehydrogenase family protein — protein MSKKVKDFGIEKTLKNLGIKEENKGTSVGGKYFASGKTIESISPVDGKLIAKVKTSGESDYDKVIETAQKAFQEFRLIPAPKRGEIVRQLGLKLREYKDDLGKLVSYEMGKSLQEGLGEVQEMIDICDFAVGLSRQLQGYTMHSERPGHRMYEQYHPLGVVGIITAFNFPVAVWSWNTALAWICGNVTIWKPSEKTPLCAIACQNIMNEVLKENNLSEGISSVLVADHEIGQKLVDDKRVALVSFTGSTRVGRMVSSKVAERFGKSILELGGNNAIIITKEADLNMSIIGAVFGAVGTAGQRCTSTRRLIIHEDVYDEVKSRLVKAYGQLKIGNPLDETNHVGPLIDVDAVNQYQESIKKCKKEGGKFAVEGGVLSGKEYESGCYVKPCVAEVKNSYEIVQHETFAPILYLIKYKTLEEAIAIQNDVPQGLSSAIMTQNLREAELFLSHAGSDCGIANVNIGTSGAEIGGAFGGEKETGGGRESGSDAWKYYMRRQTNTINYTAHLPLAQGIKFDL, from the coding sequence ATGTCAAAAAAAGTAAAGGATTTCGGAATCGAAAAAACACTCAAAAACCTTGGGATTAAAGAAGAGAACAAAGGGACTTCAGTGGGCGGGAAATATTTCGCTTCAGGAAAGACGATAGAAAGTATCTCTCCTGTGGATGGAAAGTTGATTGCAAAAGTAAAGACTTCCGGAGAAAGTGATTATGACAAAGTAATTGAAACAGCTCAAAAAGCATTTCAGGAATTCAGGCTGATCCCGGCTCCTAAAAGAGGAGAGATCGTAAGACAGCTTGGCTTAAAATTAAGAGAATATAAAGATGATCTTGGTAAGCTTGTTTCTTATGAAATGGGTAAATCTTTACAGGAAGGACTTGGAGAAGTTCAGGAAATGATTGATATCTGCGACTTTGCAGTAGGTCTTTCAAGACAGCTTCAGGGTTACACCATGCACTCGGAAAGACCAGGACACAGAATGTACGAACAATATCACCCGCTAGGAGTAGTTGGGATCATTACAGCATTCAACTTCCCGGTAGCCGTTTGGTCTTGGAATACTGCATTAGCTTGGATCTGTGGAAATGTTACCATTTGGAAACCATCAGAAAAAACGCCACTTTGTGCTATTGCATGTCAAAATATCATGAATGAAGTTTTAAAGGAGAACAATCTTTCTGAAGGAATTTCAAGTGTATTGGTTGCTGACCATGAAATTGGACAGAAGCTGGTAGATGATAAAAGAGTGGCTCTGGTATCTTTTACAGGTTCTACAAGGGTAGGAAGAATGGTTTCTTCTAAAGTAGCAGAGAGATTCGGGAAATCTATCCTTGAATTGGGTGGAAACAACGCAATCATCATTACAAAGGAAGCTGACCTTAACATGTCTATCATTGGGGCTGTTTTCGGTGCTGTTGGTACGGCAGGACAAAGATGTACTTCAACAAGAAGACTGATCATTCATGAAGATGTTTATGATGAAGTAAAATCGAGATTGGTAAAAGCTTATGGACAACTGAAAATCGGAAATCCATTGGATGAAACGAATCATGTAGGGCCGTTGATTGATGTGGATGCTGTAAACCAATACCAGGAATCTATTAAGAAATGTAAAAAAGAGGGTGGGAAATTCGCTGTTGAAGGTGGAGTTTTATCCGGAAAAGAATACGAATCAGGTTGCTATGTGAAGCCTTGCGTTGCAGAAGTAAAGAACTCTTATGAGATCGTTCAGCACGAAACATTTGCACCAATTCTATATTTAATCAAATACAAAACATTAGAAGAAGCAATTGCTATTCAGAATGATGTTCCTCAGGGACTATCCTCTGCTATCATGACTCAAAACCTTAGAGAAGCAGAATTATTTCTTTCTCATGCAGGCTCAGACTGTGGTATTGCGAACGTAAATATTGGTACTTCAGGTGCTGAAATCGGAGGTGCCTTCGGAGGTGAAAAAGAAACCGGAGGTGGAAGAGAGTCCGGATCAGACGCATGGAAATACTATATGAGAAGACAAACCAATACTATAAATTACACTGCACATCTTCCTTTGGCACAAGGAATTAAATTTGATTTATAA
- the lat gene encoding L-lysine 6-transaminase gives MEHTLDIQANKVKETVGKHVLADGFDFVMDIEKSHGSWLYDKLTDREYLDMFSMFASASIGYNHPYLVERSEWLGRMAVNKPTLADVYSEEYAHFLEVFERVVIPEELQYAFFIEGGTLGVENAMKACFDWKTRKNFEKGLQTEAGICIHFKQAFHGRSGYTLSLTNTSDPRKYQYFPLFNWPRILNPKLTFPITEENLEETIKNENLALLQIEEAILMNPDKVACIIIEPIQAEGGDNHFRDEFLLGLRKICDNNEILLIFDEVQTGIAITGKMWAFQHFTAKPDIISFGKKAQVCGVLANKEKFDEIPNNVFKESSRINSTFGGNFIDMLRFQLVMEVIEKENLVENARVVGDFLLESLKALAEKYPEKISNARGRGLMCAIDLPTGAQRSQLMNELFNDGLIILPCGDYSLRFRPHLNVTKEEIQLALDKIENNINKI, from the coding sequence ATGGAACACACATTAGATATACAAGCAAACAAAGTAAAGGAAACCGTAGGAAAACATGTTTTGGCAGACGGTTTCGATTTCGTAATGGACATTGAAAAATCTCACGGTTCATGGCTTTACGATAAACTTACAGACAGAGAATACCTGGATATGTTCTCTATGTTTGCATCAGCTTCCATCGGGTACAATCACCCTTATCTTGTAGAAAGATCAGAATGGTTGGGAAGAATGGCTGTTAATAAACCAACATTGGCAGACGTGTACTCAGAGGAATATGCTCACTTTTTAGAAGTATTCGAAAGAGTGGTTATTCCTGAAGAATTACAGTATGCTTTCTTTATTGAGGGAGGAACCTTAGGCGTAGAAAATGCAATGAAAGCTTGCTTCGACTGGAAGACCCGCAAAAATTTTGAAAAAGGACTTCAGACAGAAGCAGGAATCTGTATTCACTTCAAGCAGGCATTCCACGGAAGAAGTGGTTATACCTTAAGCTTAACAAATACTTCAGATCCTAGAAAATACCAATATTTCCCATTGTTCAACTGGCCGAGAATCTTAAATCCAAAATTAACATTCCCGATCACAGAAGAGAACCTTGAAGAAACAATCAAGAACGAAAATCTGGCTTTACTTCAAATTGAAGAAGCGATCCTGATGAATCCTGATAAAGTGGCTTGCATCATCATTGAACCTATTCAGGCAGAGGGAGGTGATAACCATTTCAGAGACGAATTCTTATTAGGATTAAGAAAAATTTGTGATAACAACGAAATCTTATTAATATTTGACGAAGTTCAGACAGGGATTGCCATTACAGGTAAAATGTGGGCATTCCAGCACTTTACAGCAAAACCGGATATCATTTCCTTTGGTAAAAAAGCCCAGGTTTGTGGAGTTTTGGCCAACAAAGAAAAATTTGATGAAATTCCGAATAACGTTTTCAAAGAAAGCTCAAGAATCAACTCTACATTCGGAGGAAACTTTATCGATATGCTTCGTTTCCAATTGGTAATGGAGGTTATTGAAAAAGAAAACCTTGTTGAAAATGCAAGAGTGGTAGGAGATTTCCTTTTGGAAAGCTTAAAAGCACTCGCTGAAAAATATCCTGAGAAAATTTCAAATGCAAGAGGAAGAGGACTAATGTGTGCCATTGATCTGCCAACAGGAGCGCAGAGAAGTCAATTAATGAATGAATTATTCAATGATGGATTGATCATTCTTCCATGTGGAGACTATTCTTTACGTTTCAGACCACACCTGAATGTTACCAAGGAAGAAATTCAATTGGCATTAGATAAAATTGAAAACAATATTAACAAGATTTAA
- a CDS encoding DUF2007 domain-containing protein: MERSTRVSVYESDKPSEIQLVKSKLDDAQITNTVENNYLTFTTTPTATSLKVMVDLEDEKKAFEIIDAYLQQSEN, encoded by the coding sequence ATGGAAAGAAGTACGAGAGTATCAGTTTATGAAAGTGATAAACCTTCAGAAATTCAGTTGGTTAAGTCTAAATTGGATGATGCGCAAATTACAAACACTGTTGAAAATAATTATCTTACATTTACCACGACCCCTACAGCAACCTCGCTAAAGGTAATGGTGGATCTGGAAGATGAAAAAAAAGCATTTGAAATTATAGATGCCTATCTTCAACAAAGTGAAAATTAA
- a CDS encoding GNAT family N-acetyltransferase, whose product MNSEIKLRKAEIEDRNIIWEIIQQSIERRKQDGSTQWQNGYPNLGTVESDIAKGFGYVLTVDGKIAVYAALILNDEPAYSKIEGAWLSNGEFVVVHRVAIDEKFAGQGMTKKLFDHIEDFTRSHGIQSVKVDTNYDNIAMLKILESKGYSYCGEVLLADGMRKAYEKIII is encoded by the coding sequence ATGAATTCGGAAATCAAACTAAGAAAAGCGGAAATTGAAGACAGGAACATTATTTGGGAAATCATCCAACAATCAATCGAAAGAAGAAAGCAGGATGGAAGTACCCAATGGCAGAACGGATATCCTAATCTTGGTACCGTGGAAAGCGATATTGCAAAAGGATTTGGGTATGTTCTTACAGTAGATGGAAAAATAGCAGTGTATGCAGCTTTGATCCTAAATGATGAACCGGCTTACAGCAAGATTGAGGGAGCATGGTTAAGTAATGGAGAATTTGTTGTGGTTCATAGAGTAGCCATTGATGAGAAATTTGCAGGTCAGGGGATGACAAAAAAACTTTTCGATCATATTGAAGATTTTACCAGATCTCATGGAATTCAGAGTGTTAAGGTAGATACGAACTACGATAATATTGCCATGTTAAAAATCCTTGAAAGCAAAGGATATTCCTATTGTGGAGAGGTGCTTTTGGCAGATGGAATGAGAAAGGCCTATGAGAAGATTATAATTTAG
- a CDS encoding transcriptional regulator, producing the protein MHQSIEIDEKIFQDAVKFYGTVFSLPPLASKIYSYLLFDYEKVGITFDEFVEVLSASKSSVSTSISLLLNTQLIIDHNKMDERKRYFFINDEYKKIRFEKIVQKMQDELKLLDDLNNFKKSKDDGYNERIEVYKALLNKNIENIQESLNKL; encoded by the coding sequence ATGCACCAAAGTATAGAAATTGATGAAAAAATTTTTCAGGATGCCGTAAAATTCTATGGCACCGTGTTCAGCTTACCTCCTTTAGCTTCAAAAATTTATTCCTACCTTCTTTTTGACTATGAGAAAGTAGGAATTACTTTTGATGAATTTGTTGAAGTGCTTTCTGCAAGCAAAAGTTCTGTTTCTACGAGTATTTCATTACTCCTGAATACTCAGCTTATTATAGATCACAATAAAATGGATGAACGGAAAAGGTATTTTTTCATCAATGATGAATATAAAAAAATTCGTTTTGAGAAAATTGTCCAAAAGATGCAAGACGAATTAAAATTATTAGATGATTTAAACAATTTTAAAAAAAGTAAAGACGATGGGTACAACGAAAGAATAGAAGTTTACAAAGCACTCTTAAATAAAAACATAGAAAATATACAGGAATCTCTTAATAAACTATAA
- a CDS encoding efflux RND transporter periplasmic adaptor subunit, which produces MNNKLVILSIAAFSLTACKKEAPKQDGAKPYPVVSVESKNIVGYQTFPATIQGRVNNDVRAKIQGYITQVLVDEGQYVTKGQPLFRLETNILSENAAASKAGIGAAESTIAAAQASVNAAQVEVNKLKPLVQKNIISNVQLQTAQAQLAQAQAQLQQANAAKRQAEANYKGVEANIEYSIIRAPISGVIGRLPLKVGSLVGPSDQTPLTTISDTSEIFAYFAMNEKEYFDFLEKSPGASMPEKIKNLPMVELQLANGSLYPEKGRIEAITGQIDPTTGTIQFRVAFSNAQKLLSNGNSGTIRFPQNYDNVLVIPESATYEQQGIVYVYKVEKGDTAKNVVVNVIDRIDNLALIKSGVNKGEKVVAAGIGGLKPGTAIKPKPIKMDSLVQSIKPKF; this is translated from the coding sequence ATGAATAATAAGCTAGTTATACTTTCAATTGCGGCATTCTCACTGACTGCCTGCAAAAAAGAAGCTCCAAAACAGGATGGTGCCAAGCCGTATCCTGTTGTTTCTGTGGAGTCAAAAAATATAGTGGGTTATCAGACGTTTCCGGCTACCATCCAAGGTAGAGTAAACAATGATGTACGTGCAAAAATACAGGGTTACATTACCCAGGTATTGGTAGATGAAGGGCAATATGTTACCAAAGGACAACCATTGTTCCGTCTGGAAACCAATATTCTGAGCGAAAATGCAGCGGCTTCAAAAGCAGGAATTGGTGCTGCTGAATCTACTATTGCAGCGGCTCAGGCTTCTGTAAATGCTGCTCAGGTTGAAGTAAACAAACTAAAACCTTTGGTGCAGAAAAACATTATCAGCAACGTACAGTTACAGACCGCTCAGGCTCAGCTCGCTCAGGCTCAAGCTCAGCTACAACAGGCCAATGCAGCCAAAAGGCAGGCAGAAGCTAATTATAAAGGTGTAGAAGCCAATATTGAATACTCTATTATTCGTGCTCCTATTTCAGGGGTAATCGGAAGACTTCCGTTAAAAGTCGGAAGTTTGGTAGGACCATCTGATCAGACTCCTCTTACAACAATTTCTGATACTTCTGAGATCTTTGCTTACTTTGCAATGAATGAAAAGGAGTATTTTGATTTCCTTGAAAAATCTCCGGGCGCTTCTATGCCTGAGAAGATCAAAAACCTGCCAATGGTTGAATTGCAGTTAGCCAATGGAAGTCTTTATCCTGAAAAAGGAAGAATTGAAGCCATTACCGGACAGATTGACCCTACAACAGGAACCATTCAGTTCAGAGTGGCATTCTCTAATGCTCAGAAATTATTAAGCAATGGTAACAGTGGAACAATCAGATTCCCTCAGAATTATGATAATGTTCTTGTAATTCCTGAAAGTGCTACTTACGAACAACAAGGTATTGTGTACGTATACAAAGTAGAAAAAGGAGACACTGCGAAAAATGTTGTGGTGAATGTTATTGACAGAATCGACAATTTAGCTCTTATAAAATCAGGAGTTAATAAAGGCGAAAAAGTTGTTGCAGCAGGGATCGGAGGTCTGAAGCCAGGAACAGCAATAAAGCCGAAACCAATCAAAATGGATAGTCTTGTTCAATCAATAAAACCGAAATTCTAA
- a CDS encoding efflux RND transporter permease subunit, translating to MIKNFINRPVLSTVISILIVILGVLGLISLPVTQYPDIAPPTVSVSANYTGANAETVMKSVVVPLEEQINGVEGMDYITSSAGNDGSAQIQVFFKQGIDPDIAAVNVQNRVARATPLLPSEVTRSGVVTQKQQTSALMYMSFYSENKDLDDVYLQNFLNINIIPNLKRVNGVGDANVFGGKNYSMRIWLDPAKMAAYSVTPTDVTNAINEQSREAAAGSIGQNSGSSFEYIIKYVGKFNDKEQYDNIIIKSLANGQNLMLKDVAKVELAGQSYTGIGENGNNPSISMGIFQTPGSNAQEIIKNIKTYLKSAEGTFPKGIKYTFNFDTNEFLEASIEKVVHTLIEAFILVFIVVYIFLQDFRSTLIPAIAVPVSIVGAFFFLNLFGYSLNLLTLFALVLAIGIVVDDAIVVVEAVHAKMEHGISDAKKATVEAMDEITGAIISITLVMAAVFIPVTFITGPTGVFYQQFGITLIIAIIISAINALTLSPVLCSLFLKPHEEHHAEYKNLNILQKFFYKFNIAFKTTTERYGRGFVFLLRHKWVTLVIFAITGGILFWASSSMKKGFVPTEDRGIIFTDVQLPPGASMERTYNALKTLQAKAMKVPGVQNVTISTGRGFLSGNGSNNGLAFVKLKPFEERKKDGQTSEDITKKLFGIVGAVPDAKVVFFQPPSVPGFGSSAGFEMVLLDKSGGEYVDLDNKTNEFIGKLMERPEIQFAQTSFNTKYPQYQMEINVPLSKQLGVSVNDILATMQGYIGGVYTADFTKYGKQFRVMVQALPENRKNIENLNQLYIRTGSGIMSPISQFVTLKKAYGPQSVSRYNLFTSVKVTGANSDGYSSGDAIAAVQQVAHETLNQNYAVEFTGLTREELNSGSQTLLIFGLSLVFVYFILSAQYESYILPLIVVISLPLGVMGAYFGQKIMGLENNIYFQIALIMLVGLLAKNAILIVEFAVQRRHHGETIVMSAINAAKARVRPILMTSFAFIFGLLPLVLASGIGAVGNRSIATGAAIGLLIGTILGLFVIPVLYVIFESIQEKIKPIKKEDINLAE from the coding sequence ATGATAAAAAACTTTATTAACAGACCGGTTTTATCTACCGTAATCTCAATCTTGATTGTGATTCTCGGTGTGCTAGGACTGATCTCGTTGCCGGTTACACAGTACCCGGATATTGCGCCGCCTACAGTAAGCGTTTCTGCAAACTATACAGGGGCCAACGCGGAAACTGTAATGAAAAGTGTGGTTGTTCCATTGGAAGAGCAGATCAATGGGGTGGAAGGAATGGATTATATTACTTCCTCTGCGGGAAATGACGGTTCTGCCCAGATCCAGGTTTTCTTTAAGCAAGGAATAGACCCGGATATTGCAGCGGTAAACGTTCAAAACCGTGTGGCCAGAGCTACGCCTTTGCTGCCATCCGAAGTAACACGTTCAGGGGTTGTAACACAAAAGCAGCAGACCAGTGCCCTGATGTATATGTCTTTTTATTCTGAAAATAAAGATCTTGATGATGTATATCTTCAGAACTTTTTGAATATCAACATTATTCCAAACCTGAAAAGGGTAAATGGTGTAGGGGATGCCAACGTTTTCGGAGGTAAAAACTACTCCATGAGAATCTGGCTGGATCCTGCGAAAATGGCCGCCTACAGTGTAACACCTACGGATGTTACCAATGCCATCAATGAGCAGAGTAGAGAAGCTGCGGCGGGTTCAATCGGTCAGAACAGCGGAAGTTCTTTTGAATATATCATCAAATACGTTGGTAAATTCAACGATAAAGAGCAGTACGATAATATTATCATCAAATCTCTTGCAAACGGACAAAACCTGATGCTGAAGGATGTTGCTAAAGTAGAATTGGCAGGTCAGTCTTATACAGGGATCGGGGAGAATGGAAACAACCCTTCCATCAGTATGGGGATCTTCCAGACACCAGGTTCCAACGCACAGGAGATTATTAAAAATATCAAAACCTATCTGAAATCTGCAGAAGGTACTTTCCCTAAAGGAATTAAATATACTTTTAACTTTGACACCAACGAATTCTTGGAAGCGTCTATTGAAAAGGTAGTACATACCCTTATCGAAGCTTTCATCCTGGTATTTATTGTAGTATATATTTTCCTTCAGGATTTCAGATCAACCCTGATTCCGGCTATTGCAGTTCCGGTATCCATTGTAGGGGCGTTCTTCTTCCTGAATTTATTTGGATATTCATTGAACCTATTAACCTTATTTGCATTGGTACTGGCGATCGGTATTGTGGTGGATGACGCCATTGTCGTCGTCGAGGCCGTTCACGCGAAGATGGAGCATGGTATATCAGATGCTAAAAAAGCAACGGTAGAAGCGATGGATGAGATCACAGGGGCTATTATTTCTATTACCTTGGTAATGGCAGCGGTATTTATTCCCGTGACGTTTATTACAGGTCCTACAGGGGTATTCTACCAACAGTTCGGGATTACGCTGATCATAGCGATCATCATTTCTGCGATTAATGCATTAACGTTGAGCCCGGTTTTATGTTCATTATTCCTAAAGCCTCACGAAGAGCATCATGCAGAGTACAAGAACTTAAACATATTACAGAAATTTTTCTATAAGTTTAATATTGCTTTTAAAACAACAACTGAACGTTACGGAAGAGGATTTGTATTCCTGTTAAGACACAAATGGGTAACCCTTGTTATTTTCGCAATTACGGGTGGTATCTTATTTTGGGCAAGCAGCAGTATGAAGAAAGGTTTCGTTCCTACAGAAGACAGAGGGATTATCTTTACCGATGTTCAGCTTCCTCCGGGAGCTTCTATGGAAAGAACTTATAACGCATTGAAAACACTTCAGGCTAAAGCAATGAAAGTTCCTGGAGTACAGAATGTAACCATTTCCACCGGTAGAGGATTCTTATCCGGAAACGGAAGTAACAATGGTCTTGCCTTTGTGAAACTGAAACCATTCGAAGAAAGAAAAAAAGACGGTCAGACGTCTGAAGATATCACCAAAAAACTATTTGGAATTGTAGGAGCTGTTCCTGATGCCAAAGTAGTATTCTTTCAACCGCCAAGTGTACCGGGATTTGGTAGCAGTGCAGGTTTTGAAATGGTATTGCTGGACAAATCAGGGGGAGAATATGTTGACCTGGATAATAAAACCAATGAATTCATCGGAAAACTGATGGAGAGACCGGAAATTCAGTTTGCACAGACTTCATTCAATACAAAATATCCTCAGTATCAGATGGAAATTAATGTTCCTCTGAGCAAACAGCTTGGAGTTTCTGTAAATGACATTCTGGCTACCATGCAGGGGTATATTGGAGGTGTTTATACCGCTGACTTTACCAAATATGGAAAACAGTTCAGGGTAATGGTTCAGGCTCTTCCTGAAAACAGAAAGAACATTGAAAATCTGAACCAGCTCTATATAAGAACAGGTTCCGGTATCATGTCTCCGATTTCACAGTTTGTAACCTTGAAAAAAGCATACGGACCACAATCTGTAAGCCGTTATAACCTGTTTACTTCAGTGAAAGTAACCGGAGCAAATTCAGACGGATACAGTTCCGGGGATGCCATTGCAGCCGTACAACAGGTCGCTCATGAAACCCTGAATCAAAACTATGCAGTGGAATTTACCGGGTTAACCAGAGAAGAATTAAATTCAGGATCTCAGACGCTTCTTATTTTCGGGTTAAGTTTGGTCTTTGTTTACTTTATCCTTTCTGCGCAGTATGAAAGTTATATTCTTCCACTGATTGTTGTTATTTCTCTTCCTCTTGGGGTAATGGGAGCTTATTTCGGACAGAAGATTATGGGCTTGGAAAATAATATTTATTTCCAGATTGCCTTGATCATGCTCGTCGGATTATTGGCGAAAAATGCGATCCTTATCGTTGAATTTGCAGTCCAGAGAAGACATCATGGGGAAACCATTGTAATGTCTGCCATCAATGCAGCTAAAGCCAGGGTGAGACCGATTCTAATGACATCGTTTGCCTTTATCTTCGGTTTATTACCGTTAGTGCTGGCAAGTGGAATTGGGGCAGTAGGGAACAGGTCCATTGCAACAGGTGCAGCTATAGGATTGTTGATCGGTACTATTTTAGGACTTTTTGTAATTCCGGTATTGTATGTGATTTTTGAAAGCATACAGGAGAAAATTAAGCCTATTAAAAAAGAAGATATCAATTTAGCAGAATAA
- a CDS encoding efflux transporter outer membrane subunit, translated as MKSLLNIIKGITFSAIILGAITSCMARKEYERPKNVVDEKLFRTDMLPSDSATIANVSWKEIFTDPVLQGHISKALENNLDIRIALQSINSAEAYLKQSKAAYQPTLSIGPNYTFQTQSINTQFGQIIGERRYVNQFDITGTIGWEADLWGKLKAQEKAQLATYLGTVAAHKAVKSSLVASIASAYYQLLTFDAQKKIITETIAVREKNLETTKALKASGSLTEVAVQQSEALVFNAQSLLIDIDTQIQLLENTMSLLMGESSHTIERSTLEGQNLPVDLKLGYPSQLLANRPDVMRAEYTLMNAFELTNSAKAQFYPTLKITGSGGLQSVDIDHLFSVNSLFANIVGGLAQPILNKRTIKTNYDVSLANQETAYLNFRKTVLTAGKEVSDAIRVFSVQDSFIELKQKELNAYKKSVDYSQELVNYGMANYLEVLNASVNSLNAELNISNAQYSKMKAAVDLYQALGGGWK; from the coding sequence ATGAAGAGTTTATTAAACATCATAAAAGGAATAACTTTCTCAGCAATCATACTGGGAGCCATTACATCCTGTATGGCCAGAAAAGAGTATGAGAGACCAAAGAACGTTGTTGACGAAAAGCTTTTCCGTACTGATATGCTTCCTTCAGACAGTGCTACCATTGCGAATGTTTCTTGGAAGGAGATCTTTACAGATCCGGTTCTGCAGGGACATATTTCTAAGGCTTTAGAAAATAACCTGGACATTAGAATTGCATTGCAAAGCATCAATTCAGCAGAAGCTTATCTGAAACAAAGCAAAGCTGCCTATCAACCGACACTTTCCATTGGTCCCAACTATACTTTCCAGACCCAGTCCATCAATACACAGTTTGGACAGATTATTGGAGAAAGACGATACGTTAATCAATTTGATATTACAGGAACTATTGGATGGGAAGCAGATCTCTGGGGAAAATTAAAAGCTCAGGAAAAAGCTCAGCTTGCCACTTATTTGGGAACTGTTGCTGCTCATAAAGCAGTAAAAAGCAGTCTTGTTGCATCCATTGCCTCTGCATATTATCAATTGTTGACTTTTGATGCTCAGAAAAAGATCATCACAGAAACAATTGCTGTTCGTGAAAAGAACCTTGAAACCACAAAAGCACTGAAAGCTTCAGGGTCTCTAACAGAAGTCGCTGTACAGCAGAGTGAAGCCCTTGTCTTCAATGCACAGTCTCTATTGATTGATATTGATACACAGATTCAATTGCTGGAGAATACCATGAGTCTTTTAATGGGAGAGTCTTCTCATACGATTGAAAGGTCTACCCTGGAAGGACAGAATCTTCCTGTCGACTTAAAACTTGGATATCCGAGTCAGTTGTTGGCAAACCGTCCGGATGTAATGAGAGCAGAATATACGCTAATGAATGCATTTGAGTTAACGAATTCTGCAAAAGCACAGTTTTATCCTACTTTGAAGATTACCGGAAGCGGAGGACTTCAGTCTGTAGATATTGATCACCTGTTCAGTGTAAATTCATTGTTTGCCAATATCGTTGGTGGATTAGCACAGCCGATCCTGAACAAAAGAACTATTAAAACGAACTATGACGTAAGTCTTGCCAATCAGGAAACGGCTTATCTGAACTTTAGAAAAACGGTTCTTACCGCAGGGAAAGAAGTTTCTGATGCCATCAGGGTTTTCTCTGTACAGGATTCATTTATTGAACTGAAGCAAAAGGAACTGAATGCCTACAAAAAATCTGTTGACTATTCTCAGGAATTGGTGAACTATGGTATGGCCAACTATCTTGAAGTTTTGAATGCCAGTGTTAATTCATTGAATGCAGAACTTAATATTTCCAATGCACAATACAGTAAAATGAAGGCTGCCGTAGATCTTTATCAGGCTCTGGGCGGAGGCTGGAAATAA
- a CDS encoding GNAT family N-acetyltransferase, which translates to MKLEIKPIDNSYSEQAIDLILTIQQQEFNIPITVDDQPDLKEIESFYHKAGGNFWGAFINGELVGSIALVKFDERAGAIRKMFVKKEFRGKEFNMAQILLEILIAFCRENGIDNIYLGTITVLKAAQRFYERNEFVKIKKEELPAPFPLMSADDIFYHLHID; encoded by the coding sequence ATGAAACTAGAGATAAAGCCTATAGACAATTCGTACTCGGAACAGGCGATTGACTTGATTTTGACAATTCAACAGCAGGAATTTAATATTCCTATTACCGTAGATGACCAACCTGATCTGAAAGAGATCGAAAGCTTTTATCATAAGGCAGGAGGAAATTTCTGGGGAGCTTTTATCAATGGAGAGCTTGTAGGCTCAATTGCTTTGGTTAAATTTGATGAAAGGGCAGGAGCGATCAGAAAAATGTTTGTGAAAAAAGAATTCAGGGGAAAGGAATTCAACATGGCTCAGATTTTACTGGAAATTTTAATAGCTTTCTGTCGTGAGAATGGGATTGACAATATTTATTTGGGAACCATAACGGTATTGAAAGCTGCCCAACGTTTCTATGAACGAAATGAATTTGTAAAGATTAAGAAAGAAGAACTTCCGGCTCCTTTTCCCTTGATGAGTGCCGATGATATTTTTTATCACCTACATATTGACTAA